Proteins co-encoded in one Garra rufa chromosome 21, GarRuf1.0, whole genome shotgun sequence genomic window:
- the sgms1a gene encoding phosphatidylcholine:ceramide cholinephosphotransferase 1, which yields MKEVRLWTASDVSDWLTDEGMQEYTDALRNIDGPALLRLSEEDFKASPLSLVTGDSGRQLLERIETLRFTSHMKAHKNNSHEKSHHANGHAGISLANGSVSNGKIPNGIPKNGLHPEPIRILIPSPPEQERTPYPTEWFKTGVAFLYALFCFLTTTVVISVVHERVPPKEESPPLPDKFFDLFDRVEWAFSICEINGMLLVGLWFTQWLLLKHRSIIGRRFFFIVGTLYLYRCVTMYVTTLPVPGMHFKCSPKLFGDWEAQSWRVMKMMAGGGLSITGSHSLCGDYLYSGHTVMLTLTYLFIKEYSPRRFWWYHWICWCLSAIGIFFILMAHDHYTVDVVVAYYMTTRLFWWYHTMANQQALKEISAGNLLSRVWWFRLFQYFESNVRGIVPRNYQLPFLLRTMTSARVKYSKLESRES from the exons ATGAAGGAGGTGAGGCTGTGGACAGCCAGCGACGTCTCTGATTGGCTGACCGATGAAGGCATGCAGGAGTACACGGATGCATTGCGGAACATAGATGGCCCTGCCCTCTTGAGACTCTCTGAGGAAGACTTTAAGGCCTCGCCTTTGTCCCTGGTCACAGGGGACAGTGGTCGACAGCTTTTGGAACGCATAGAGACTTTGCGGTTCACCAGCCACATGAAGGCGCACAAGAACAACAGCCACGAAAAAAGTCACCATGCCAATGGTCACGCTGGCATCTCCCTTGCCAACGGCAGTGTTAGCAACGGCAAGATCCCCAACGGCATTCCAAAGAACGGCTTGCATCCAGAGCCGATTCGCATCTTGATTCCGTCGCCGCCTGAGCAGGAGCGCACGCCGTATCCCACGGAGTGGTTCAAAACAGGCGTGGCCTTCCTTTACGCTCTGTTCTGCTTCCTCACCACAACAGTTGTGATCTCAGTGGTGCATGAGCGTGTCCCACCCAAGGAAGAGTCTCCGCCCCTGCCGGATAAATTCTTTGATCTGTTTGATCGTGTGGAGTGGGCGTTTTCCATCTGTGAAATCAACGGCATGCTGCTTGTGGGACTGTGGTTTACGCAGTGGCTTCTGCTTAAACACAG GTCCATAATCGGTCGCCGGTTCTTTTTCATCGTGGGAACTCTATATTTGTACAGATGCGTGACAATGTACGTTACGACATTACCTGTACCAGGCATGCACTTCAAGTGCTCCCCAAAG cTCTTCGGTGACTGGGAGGCGCAGTCATGGCGGGTAATGAAAATGATGGCCGGTGGTGGCCTGTCAATCACTGGCTCTCACTCTTTGTGTGGAGATTACTTGTACAGTGGACACACAGTGATGCTGACACTAACATACCTCTTTATTAAAGAGT attctCCACGAAGGTTCTGGTGGTATCACTGGATCTGCTGGTGCCTGAGTGCGATCGGTATCTTCTTCATCCTAATGGCTCATGATCACTACACCGTTGACGTTGTAGTGGCCTACTACATGACCACACGCCTCTTCTGGTGGTACCATACAATGGCCAATCAGCAG GCTCTAAAGGAAATTTCCGCTGGCAACCTGTTGTCTCGTGTATGGTGGTTCCGCCTGTTCCAGTACTTTGAGAGTAACGTCCGTGGCATTGTGCCTCGAAACTACCAGCTGCCGTTCTTGTTGCGAACAATGACAAGCGCCCGGGTTAAATACAGTAAGCTGGAGTCCCGTGAGTCATGA